Part of the Leptodactylus fuscus isolate aLepFus1 chromosome 6, aLepFus1.hap2, whole genome shotgun sequence genome, TGGTGGTTCTTAGGCATGGCCCTAACCCCCTAGGACTGTGGTGTGTATGCCCTAGGATACGCTTGCCgcagttgagaaccactggtctataggGTTCCTCAGACTCAAGAGATATGATAAACTGAGGTTTCTAGTATGTGGTTGAGTTCACCATCTCTTGGGCACCATCTTCTTTTACTGTAAGTTTTAATAGACACACCAAGATGGTTTCCATTCCAAACTGGTCAATGGCTGATCACTTAACAAATATACCTTCACTGGGGTTGCCATACTTAAGAGACGTTCTTGGTTCCGTTGCCTACTCCTTTGTCAATAGATCCTTCAGAAAGCCAGCTGGTCTCAAGTCCAAGTACTTAGAGGTTCTTGAGCAATTAATCATCTGTCCAAATATACCGTAGTGACTCTGAGGACCGGGAAAATGTGCAATTTCCTTAGATGTTTCTTTAGTTTTTGGAACAACAAGATTTCCAAAATGAGGAACTCTCCCCTGATGTTGCAATAATTAATGTAAGCCAAGTGTTAAAAATAAACCGTTACCGGGCAAAGAACTGGTGGAAACAATCGGCATTTTGGGTGGAGCTAGCCTTTCTACTTGCATACTTTGTAACAATATCCCTTGATCCTATATATGCCATTGATAGTAATAAGGGGCGGAGTTGTGACAACCTACCAATGATCTTACTTACAACAAAGGGTACAGTGTTTTTCACTATTATTATCACTGAGGTTTGAGGTTTATGGATATCGGAATCTCTTTACATTTCTGTATATGGAAAACCAGAAGGGGAATAATGTAGTTTTGGTCACACTTCCGATATTGTACGTCCCAACCCATGTGTTCATAGAAGCAGTTACAAACGTTTGTCTTGGATTTAGTTTTTAAGTATTATGTATtggttgttactagagatgagcgaacactgttcggatcatccattccaaacagcacgctcccatagaaatgaatggaagcacctggcacggcgacccgccgccggcaaagtgtacgtgccacgtgcttccattcatttctatgggagcgtgctgttcggaacggctgattcgaacagtgttcactcatgtCTAGTTGTTACAAATGGAGCCATATTACTAGTGAGTGATAATAGCAAAAGGGGTGGGGCTATGACAACCAAGTAAATAAGTCACGGCTGTTTTTGCAGCATAAAATATCAAATCTCttgaacaaaatgtaaaaaatgttatacagcagacccataaatAGTTCCTAACATGGCAGAAGTATGATTCAGTTTGGGTGGAGTTACCCTTTAATTTgtgttatatctgtatatgcTGCATATAAGCAGCCATCCGGTCTATTGTGCATACATTATTTGTAGGTCACATAACCACACGACTGGACACCTGCTACATTAATCCGAGCTCTGAGATATGGTATTTCCTTTACGGTTTCTTCTCACATACAATTTACTCGAAATTGGGCAGCAAAAAATTTCTATCAGACCACTGCGGCTTAGCGAGAAACAGAAATTGTGAGAAACTATAAAAATGCGTAGAAGTAGACGAGGGAGTTTAGCCAATGGTAACAAACCATTTCAGGAGTCTCCTTCATGGTTCCAAAAAAATATCAACGCCATCTAAAAATGAGCCTTTGTGTAGTGTCAAAATTGTTTaataacttactgacagcttgtgaagttatatgctccTCGATGAAGCACTGAACTCTCTCCTCCTCTGATACACACAATGGCATTTGTATGAGTAGGCCAGACTATCAATGAAGGACTATTTTAGCAATACCCAAGATATAAAAGACTTACATTGTGGATTTGATCATACATGAAACCCTATCAGAGGAGCTGAAAGGAGGTTAGTGCTCCAGAAGAGAGCATATAACTTCAGATTTAAGGTGTCAATAAGGTGACCATCAATGAATAACTATGTTAGCCAGATTCAGGATGAAAAAGACATGTTGGGGGTTTGACTTGTTCATACAGGAAACCCCATCAGAGGAGCTGAAAGGAGGTTAGTGCTCCAGAAGAGAGCACATAACTTCAGAGTAAAAGTGTCAATAAGTTATTCAATATTGTTATACTACAAAAAGAGTTATTTTTAAGTGTAGGAGACCATTTGTATTTTAATTGCAGTGAACTGAAGTGAAATCTGACATGTATGCAGGCCCGAGAAGCAGGAAAGAGGgtcattaaaggtgttgtctgggGGACAGCACAGTTTAGCATTACATTACATGCAGCAGAAAGTTCCACTTACTAATATCCCTTCGGCATCCCCTTCATGCTGACAGTGAGCTGTTCAAAGTACTACTTGAGAGATGGAGGACATCTTGTATTTCAGACTCCCCTACTGATACACCATCATGTAACCACTACTGTTCTActgagtatctatctatctatctatctatctatctatctatctatctatctatctatctcctatctatctatctcctatctatctatctatctatctatctatctatctaatcaaaCTCATATCTATTCTTAcccatatctatctattgatcgatCTCCTTTTtgacatatttttttctttttcaggatTTGCTTTGGGACAAGAAGGTGAGTGATATGGTTTCTAATTcacactaagttcacacctgcatctaGGTATCAGTACTTCTGGTCCATccgaggaccagaagaacagaaaaatggacaCTATTGGATCCATTCTATGATGTTCATGAGGTCCATCTGGTGTCCATTGCTTGTTATTTTTTCAATTGAAATTGCTGGGCAAGAAAGTTGGGCTTATAGGACAATACAACGAACCCAACCTAATTCTGGTTATTTATTGATTTGGTAAAGTCTTATTTTAGATGAGCACATTAAACATAGTATCACAACTAATACGGGAGCCCGTGCAGGGTAAGTAGGGGAAAGGGCACAGAGGTATTGATcccaaaaaggaaacaaaaagaaaacagtATATAAAAAATACCATCTAAAACTATGTCTCTTTATTCCGGACTTGTTAAGTATGTCAACTTTGTTTAGTAAGTAAGAAAGGAAAGGACATCCTCGGTTACCCACACAACGAAAGACCCTCTGAAAATGCCCATGTTTGGGTTCCAGAAAGTGGTGGTGCCGTTGAAGTTTTTCTCTCTTTGTTGGAACACTGGTTTTTCCTCCTTCTTAGTAGTCTGAAGATTACAAAACGTGGCTTCCTTCTTTCAAAAAGAACCTAATTTCCTCATCttggaacagtgacatcacatcctttGATGACATGgctatactgcagctcagtcccattgatttcataagAGGAAGTTGACTTGAGAAGGCAAAGTTGAGCTTTCCCTGTAATATGGGCAACACCTTTAAGCAGCTCTTAATGGGAGCCATAGGAGTATGATCTCAGGTAGAGGAGCCCTGCCAATCTATCCTAAAAGGAAATTCACGGAAAAGGAAGTCACAATAAGTCTAATGAAAATGACTGCCAGTAAAAAGCTAAGATAGTCTTGGATTCTTGAGAATGTTATTGTTTTTTCTCACTGTTTGCAGGATGTGGAAATTGCTTTCAGCTCAATACCGGGACGATTGTTGGAATTGTCATCTGCGATACTGTCATCACCTTGGTGATAGCAGGCATGGCATTCTGGATCTCTAATAGGATACAAAAGAAGAAATACCAGGGTGAGAGATCAGAGATCAATGTTCCAGCTTGAGACATTATAAACAGTATACTTTTCAAGTTCTAAGCATAAATTTCCTATAATGTCTCTATATACTAAAtgtctctatgtacaagaatatatatataatgtattgctGCCCCATGtgatagaatataactactataatactgctcctatgtaaaagaatataactactataatactacctcctatgtacaagaatataactactataatactgctcctatgtacaagaatataactactataatactactcctatgtacaagaatataactactataatactgctcctatgtacaagaatataactactataatactactcctatgtacaagaatataactactataatactgctcctatgtacaagaatataactactataatactgctcctatgtacaagaatataactactataatactactcctatgtacaagaatataactactataatactacctcctatgtacaagaatataactactataatactgctcctatgtacaagaatataactactataatactgctcctatgtacaagaatataactactataatactactcctatgtacaaggatataactactataatactacctcctatgtacaagaatgtaactactataaaactgctcctatgtaaaagaatataactactataatactactcctatgtacaaggatataactactataatactacctcctatgtaaaagaatataagtactataatactactcctatgtacaagaatataactactataatactgctcctatgtacaagaatataactactataatactacctcctatgtacaagaatataactactataatactgctcctatgtacaagaatataactactataatactgctcctatgtacaagaatataactactataatactacacctatgtacaagaatataactactataatactactcctatgtacaagaatataactactataatactgctcctatgtacaagaatataactactataatactgcctcctatgtacaagaatataactactataatactgctcctatgtacaagaatataactactataatactacctctatgtacaagaatataactactataatactgctcctatgtacaagaatataactactataatactactcctatgtataagaatataactactataatactacctctatgtacaagaatataactactataatactacctcctatgtacaagaatataactactataataccgcccactATGCAGAAGACCTATAGATAATATTctggatataatgtaatatgatTATCTTTGGTTTATCTTTTACTCtctcttttattttaatattagaAAAACTGAACAAGCTGAAGAACATTTCTCCTGGTAATGAATCCACTTATGAGGTGAGTTATCGGTATTCATTTTATAGTAGTCTTTGTAGTTATTATATCAAGACATAGAGACTGATTTTAACTTAACACTcatatcttgaaaaaaaaaatgtttccttcCATGAAATTCCACATCTTGTTTTCTTCTCAGGAACTTCATGGACAACGGGTGGACATTTACAATGACCTAAATGCAATGCGCAGATGAGTTTGAGACTTTTTAAGCAGAGATTGAATCCATTGAAACCCTATAGGGTGCCAGTATCGTTCTTGTAGAAGATCTTCGATCGATGGGTCTTACACATGATCTTTTTTTTGGAACCAAAAAGTTGTAGCGAAACGGGAGAACAATACTAGAAGATCCCTCCTTTCTCTGCTGTGCCATTACTTTTTCTGCATCTACTATGACTTCATCTAGTATACTATGGCTTGTAAGTCCTGAGGACATATGAAGAACTTCAAGAGGTCTTCTTGTTGCCAGAGGCATAATGCGGTTCTCCTGGGCCATAGCACAAATTTATCAATGGCCCCCATCTACCATGGGTCATTGCTTTCTTCTTATGTGGTTGAGGAACCTTTGGCGCTAAGGCTCAGGTATGATGGCTACCTACTCATCTAATATAGTTATACCCCTATTTGTGGTTGATTTTCCATATGTTACTGGCTATGCATCCACTTGGAAAGAATGTTGTCTTACGGTGTTTGAGTATACTAGAACAAGCCCAAACATGGAATTCTGCCCATGGATGATCATGTAGAGCATAGAGAAAGAGAGCAAGCATATTTATAGACATCTACAGGTACTTCTCCTTCCCTACTCATCACACAACCGACATGTATGGAATCCCCTTAAATACCCATCTGGACTTCTGCACTGTTATCCTCTGAGGTCCGTACATTGACTTGCACCCCTCAGCTTGCTGACGTCTTCTCTCATATACAGAAGGCAACTACTTTTTTGTATCATCATATCCAAGTTTACAAAGAACCATTGCAAGTCAAAATCATCTCATTTCTTCAAGTCTTTTCATAGGTCAGAGGCTAAATTgagggtgaagggggggggggggggttatcaaGTCCCCTAAACCACCATTGTGGTTGCAAGTACTTAATGTGATTTGCAACTAGGATAGACACAAGAGGCCTTACCATTTTCTGAAATTTGGCAGGGCTGTGGACAAGGTGTGGGCCACCACATGTACCATATTCATCAACATTTACAGCACAAAAGTGGTATAAAGGTCATAAAAATCTACAACAGTCCACCATCTAGGTGCAAGGATGCCAAGAGGCAGCACCTAGTTCCTGATGAGGTGCAGGTGTTACATACAACTCACTCGAGGGAACTGGAGATAGCAACAGTAGTTGTTGTCAACTTACTCCTCCAGCCCACCTACCGAGTTGGGGAAGTGGTGAGGAGACCCACAGCATTACTGATGGGGTTGATACCTCAGGGGGCACTTCCAGTTGTGGTGAGTTCTCAACTCTCATTGAGCTGGGTGATGGTGGTTGGAAAAATCATTGATGGTAAGCACCGGAATGACTCAGAAGACAGTGGATTCAGGTCAACCAAATGAAGTTGACTGAGATAACAGCAACAGATGCAGCTTGCAGATGAGTGTAGTCATGCAACGAGTGTTCAACTCGAAAGAATGGTTCTGAGCCTGGTAACAGCTTTTACAGCAATCAGATGCCCAGTACTAGACGTTAGTCCAGTTCCCAATAATTCCACTCCATTAATACTATGGCCTCTCCCAATGGTACCCTGACTACCTGTGACAGCAGAATTCTTCCCTGTCTCATGGCTGCAGAAATAGTGTCACCAGGCTCAGGCTCTAATAAGAACCCCAAAAGACTTCCCTCATCTGAGACTGTAACGGGTTCTCTCTCAGTAGTGAGCTCCGACTCAACGTCACTCAACATCGCTGAAGACTGGACTCACATGAAGTCTCATCCCTTTACACCAGTTAACTGTTAACTGGGCTGGACCACGCTCCCCTAAAAAGAAGGGGTGCACTATTACCACAGTGGAATTTCCCTAAAATTTCTGAAAGTCATAGGAAGCCCAAaaactatatacacatacagtggcGCAACCACAGTATAAATGcaaactgtgcaaaaaaaatttaagcggtgtcctctgggatgctgcacagggGTCATTGAGGCCGGTGTAAAATACGCCGTTCTTAACAAATTCCTACCATTTATTTAGTCTTTACACACAAATGCAAAGTTTCATCCTGGCCCCTTCATTTACCTCCTCATTAGCAACCAAAAATCCAACCTCATTCTGTACAAGATCCTCCTCTCTGTTGTAACCTCCTATTGCCAGGTGTCTCCTTATATATTTCGTTACCGGTATTTCTGATTCTGTGTTGTGTTATTTTATTTGCATGCTCTCAAATTGTACAGAGCGTCAGAGATAACTGTATATTAATAAACTTCTAAGAATATATTCCAAATGGCATTAAAGTGTATCTGGCACAAGCTCTGCTTGGCTTTAGACTATGACATATGTATAGATGTTCCATCAACTCTGAACTGATTGGCGCTAGAGATggccgaacctctcaagatttgtttcaggtttagTTGGCTCAGGTCCCTGATTACTTTCGGGTTAagagaagataagataatcctttaatactcccaccatggggaaattcagtgtgttacagcagcatggataatacagtaatatattacaagacaagaacacatacaagctcatagcagataaaaaagataccaggagtcatagcaactaagaaagaaagaaagactcaggatcatttagttctctgtgcggagtgatctctgcttagcctgaccacggttcagagaaaggacctccgatagctccttctcacgcttggggtgaagcagtcggtcgctgacagtactgcccattgCTGTcttggtctcatacatgggatgggagttgttctccagcatggagctcgctacggacagtatcctttatcaccaccacctgtattgggtccacggggctccccaggacagagctggctcttctAATTAGCCTTTCAAGTTTATTCCTATCCCTAGATGGTATGCTACATCcctagcaggccactccgaagaagatggctgatgctatcaCAGAGTTGAAAATAAGTTCAGTATAAACCAGAATTGAAATTATTAGAAACTGGGGTctattgttacggttctgtgtgtttatataaaaaattatgtttttctttACGACTACAGAACCGCCGGACTGCAGTAcactgcagggaggtccacagacccagatgggcggccgtgtgccagtaccaggcagcagtgtgtctgaacagggagtaacgTAAATgtaccagttcacttcactgggtgaatgcgtcagggctgcagcagtgtgaacgggctgcgacaaggttgtaccagttgcaccagttaacttcactgggcaacTGTGTTACActatggagatttactccagttaacctcactgggtaaatagcttttttCAGCCTCAGTGTTCACCAGACTGCAATCAAgttttacaccagttcactgcactgtGTAAATAGTTTTggtgcagcttcaggtggaccggctgcaacaagactgccaggggttaacgtcacccctaacagcgacacaaatggctccgcacggcttggagctataacacacagacaatgacagatagcctagctaaagagaccaagcctgccgccagtccaccggctggtacagagtccactgcaccgagccgtagtgtggagctgccagtacattcaggacttataggtcttgctaacagcactGGTTGGAAGCTATGTTAACCCCACACAGCGGCCTAACCTAGCTACCTGCCCAACTACTGAAGCAGCCTGGAGCTACTGTCATACCTTCCTGTCTATAGTGTTTCTTAggtaaagtgtgagcaccgggcgggcgtcgcctcacaccttataaaggaaagtccccgcccatcaggtgcggtggccatgacctcttcggtcatgctcagtagggccacgatgggacttagtttctgagcgactttgaaatgcctgagcatgctcagtagggcaagatctggacttatactccagtcgtctCACCGTTCGACGTCGAGGGCGAGAGTtgggttggcccgcaggtggcgctgtgcgcctgaaGGCAAACCTGCGGGAACCCATCCT contains:
- the LOC142209817 gene encoding TYRO protein tyrosine kinase-binding protein-like; this translates as MYRPVPILVLTFSIFGFALGQEGCGNCFQLNTGTIVGIVICDTVITLVIAGMAFWISNRIQKKKYQEKLNKLKNISPGNESTYEELHGQRVDIYNDLNAMRR